A window of Perognathus longimembris pacificus isolate PPM17 chromosome 6, ASM2315922v1, whole genome shotgun sequence contains these coding sequences:
- the Frs3 gene encoding fibroblast growth factor receptor substrate 3 → MGSCCSCLNRDGLSDNHPTKFKVTNVDDEGLELGAGVMELTQSELVLHMPQRDDIRWPYLCLRRYGYDANLFSFESGRRCQTGQGIFAFKCSRAEEIFNLLQDLMQCNSINVMEEPVIITRNSHPPGFDLPRTPQQPSALGYSVSSFSNGFPGCPAARHPSLGEESTHALIAPDEQSHTYVNTPGGEEAPGRSRCLQPLPAARAPFLPPPPGPDRRDPQVFLQPGRVKFVLGPGLAAQHGKCQGLRPGPRDPAVHDNNNEGASECPARPPCAYENVGGAGAGGALALRRGPGAGLAGLAGLAPRRPLHYENLPPLWEGGARPAPGPGPDDADCGDGLTPSSNGGPDGDAGDEDQTPLQRPRAGAARSLGLPAPLAARRLRASPRIFNFDFRRPGPEPPRQLNYIQVELKGWGGAASATTDAAAPHPARSSDSYAVIDLKKTAAMSSLQRALPRDDGTARKTRHNSTDLPL, encoded by the exons ATGGGGAGCTGCTGTAGCTGCCTGAACAGAGACGGCCTCTCAGACAACCACCCCACCAAGTTCAAG GTGACGAACGTGGACGACGAGGGCCTGGAGCTGGGCGCGGGGGTGATGGAGCTGACGCAGAGCGAGCTGGTGCTGCACATGCCGCAGCGCGACGACATCCGCTGGCCCTACCTGTGCCTGCGGCGCTACGGCTACGACGCCAACCTCTTCTCCTTCGAGAGCGGCCGCCGCTGTCAGACAGGCCAAG gCATCTTCGCGTTCAAGTGCTCCCGGGCCGAGGAGATCTTCAACCTGCTGCAGGACCTGATGCAGTGCAACAGCATCAACGTGATGGAGGAGCCCGTCATCATCACGCGCAACAGCCACCCGCCTGGGTTTGACCTCCCACGGACCCCCCAGCAGCCCAGTG CCCTAGGCTACTCCGTCTCCAGCTTCTCCAACGGCTTCCCCGGCTGCCCCGCCGCCCGGCACCCCTCGCTCGGGGAGGAGTCCACGCACGCGCTCATCGCCCCCGACGAGCAG tcccACACCTACGTGAACACGCCGGGCGGCGAGGAGGCCCCCGGCCGGAGCCGCTGCCTGCAGCCCctgcccgccgcccgcgcgcccttcctcccgccgccgccgggccccgACCGCCGCGACCCCCAGGTCTTCCTGCAGCCGGGCCGCGTGAAGTTCGTGCTGGGCCCCGGCCTGGCCGCGCAGCACGGGAAGTGCCAGGGCCTCCGCCCCGGCCCGCGGGACCCGGCCGTCCACGACAACAACAACGAGGGCGCGTCCGAGTGCCCGGCGCGGCCCCCGTGCGCCTACGAGAAcgtgggcggggcgggcgcgggcggggcgctgGCGCTGCggcgcgggccgggcgcgggcctGGCGGGCCTGGCGGGCCTGGCGCCCCGGCGCCCGCTGCACTACGAGAACCTGCCGCCGCTGTGGGAGGGGGGCGCGCGGccggcgcccggccccggccccgacgACGCGGACTGCGGGGACGGCCTCACGCCCTCCTCCAACGGCGGCCCCGACGGCGACGCCGGCGACGAGGACCAGACGCCCCTGCAGCGGCCGCGCGCCGGCGCCGCGCGCAGCCTCGGCCTCCCCGCGCCCCTCGCCGCCCGCCGCCTCCGCGCCTCCCCGCGCATCTTCAACTTCGACTTCCGACGGCCGGGGCCCGAGCCCCCGCGCCAGCTCAACTACATCCAGGTGGAGCTCAAGGGCTGGGGGGGCGCCGCGTCCGCCACCACCGACGCCGCCGCCCCGCACCCGGCCCGCAGCTCCGACTCCTACGCCGTGATCGACCTCAAGAAGACGGCCGCCATGTCCAGCCTGCAGCGGGCGCTGCCCCGCGACGACGGCACGGCCCGCAAGACGCGCCACAACAGCACCGACCTGCCGCTGtga